The Novipirellula aureliae DNA window TGGTGAAACGGTACTAGATCTGGGTAGCGGTGGCGGGAAAATCTGCTTCATTGCCTCCCAGGTCGTTGGTCCATCCGGGCGTGTGATCGGCGTCGACATGAACGACAAAATGCTCACTCTCGCTCGAGAAAGTCAAAGTGCGGTTGTCAAGAATATCGGCTATGACAATGTAAAATTTCTGAAAGGCCGTATCCAGGATTTGGCAATCGACCGAGACAAGGTGGACGAATTTCTCAAAGCGAAGCCAATCAGCGATGAGGTATCGCTGCGCGAGTTTGAATCGCATATTAGTAAGATGCGTCGTGAAGCACCGATGATCGCGGACAACTCGATCGATGTCGTCGTATCGAATTGTGTTTTGAACTTGGTAGACACCCACGAGAAAGCACAGTTATTCGAAGAGATATTCCGAGTTTTGCGAATCGGTGGCCGGGCGGTCATCAGTGACATCGTCAGCGATCGAGAGATTCCCGATCACCTGCAAAAGGATCCGGATCTTTGGAGCGGATGTATCTCCGGCGCTTTTCAAGATACCGATTTTTTAAACGCGTTCACAAGTGCCGGTTTCTATGCTACGGAAATGGTCGTACTGCAACGGGAACCATGGCAAGTCGTCGAGGGAATCGAGTTTCGTTCGGCAACGGTCATCGCCTACAAACCAGACCTTTCCGAACCAAGCGACGAAGCATTGGATGAAGCAGAACCGTGCATGGTCATCTATCGAGGTCCCTTCGCGGCCGCACGTGACGAATTCGGAACCGAGTACTGGCGTGCGGAACCGGCCGAAGTGGATCGCCGAACGTTTGAGCGGATCGCAAACGGCCCTTATGCAGATCAGTTTGTCTGCATCGAGAGCGATGGAAAGCAGAGAATCAAGCAACCGCGTTCTTTGCCGGTGGCAACGAAATGCTGCTGAGAGAGAGCTCGAGTGAGCAGTACTTGTTGTGAGCAGTACTTGTTGTGAGCAGTACTTGTTGTGAGCAGTGCCTCTTGCCGAGCACCGGTCATCAGGCGGGCGTTGGACGTCCGTAATAATATCCTTGACCGAGATGGAATCCGAGATCGACACAAGCGTTGGACTCCGCTTCGGTTTCCACGCCTTCGGCCAATGCGAGAATATCGAGATCACAAACCATATTGACTAGGTTGGACAACATTTTTCGTCGGACCACGTCCGCTTGATCGATACCGCGAATCAGTGAAATGTCGAACTTGACAATATTGGGACGCGCTTCGATGAGTTCGGCTAGCCTGGCTTGGCCAGAACCAAAGTCGTCGTAAGCCAATTTGATATTAAGATCTTTGAGCGCCGCGACAAGGTTTTTCATCACCTTGGGGTCGGTCACGGTCGACTCGTGTATTTCTAAGACAATATTTGCATTGCCTGCCATTTCTCGCATTTGGCCAAGCGACTCGATGAGCCCCTCGTGGTGGTCGATTTCTTTAGGATGGGTGTTGACGAATAGTTGTGGGTTATCGCTGAATTCGCGTCCGATACGAATCCCTTCCCAACGCAAAAGTTGGCTCAATTCCACCTCCAAGCTGAGTTGCTCGGCAGCTTGAAACATTGCCCCGACCGACTCCAGTCCAAACACACTGCCACGGCCTAAAATTTCATGCCCAATGATCAAGCGTTGAGCCGACTCGTTCGCTTCACACGACAAATCAATGATGGTTTGAAAATGAGGTCTGACAAGTCGTTCAGCCATGAGGCGGTCGAATTGTACCAACGCCAATGCTTGGTCACAAATGTTTTCGGCGTAGGTCCCATTGGTCGCGGACGTGGCCGATTGGCGATAGATCCGAAAAGGGGCCTCGGCAAAATGGATCAATTCATCTTCGCTGATTTGCACGGACTCGTGAGGTGTAACCCGTCGACCATTGATATAGGTGCCGTTAGTGCTTCCAAGATCCTTCAGCCAAAGGCTTCCCTGATGGATACTGAGCGAGGCATGTTGTCCACTGACGGTGCGAAATTGAAGTCTCAACGAGACGCCTGGCTTTCGGCCGATCACGTAGGGTTCATCATCGATCGGCAGGTGGATAATCGTCTCGCCCGGCTGGGTCGGCCCAGACAAAAACCAAACGTCGTCCACAGGCGTGGAACTACGTCGCAAACGATTTAACGTTGAATTGTCGATCGGGGGCATGGGCTATGGACTCGCTAGACAAAAAGATGGTTTTCCAAACAAATCTAGGTTGTATTTGCGAGTATGTGAACAAAACATCCATTTTTTGGACACTTCTTCGTGAACGCCATCGCCGATTGCCGCAAAACGTTTGAAAAGGCTGCGTTTTCGTCCTTGTTCTTGAGTGTCTGGGAGTAGGGGTACGAGTACGGGTACGGGTACGGGTAGGGGTAGGGGTAGGAGTAGGGGTACGAGTAGGGGTACGAGTAGGAGTAGGAGTAGGAGTAGGAGTACGAGTACGAGTACGAGTACGGGTACGGGTACGGGTACGGGTACGGGTACGGGTACGGGTACGGGTAGGAGTAGGAGTAGGAGTAGGAGTAGGAGTAGGAGTAGGAGTAGGAGTAGGAGTACGAGTACGAGTACGAGTACGAGTACGAGTACGGGTACGGGTACGGGTACGGGTACGGGTACGGGTACGGGTACGGGTACGGGTACGGGTACTATTTCCTGGGGCGAGTGTTCATGAGGCGATTGGTTAGACAAACAACGTTCGACAAACGACTTTTGTTTCTCCTGGCAAAATTCTCGAAGATTGCTGAAGCTTGTATGAATTTGCAAGCTAGGTTTGGACGGAAGTCTACCAATCGAAATCCGTCTTCTGGTGGAGGTCGTGCTTCCGAACGTCAATCATTCCGCAAAACCAAATCAATCGTTATGAACGCTATCGCCACGGACACTCAATCGTTTGAGCCGAGCTTGTTTGGGGGACTCTTCTCCGATGACACGTTTTGGCCGACACAGCCTCGTGACATGGCTGAAACGGGGCTAAGCGAAGCCTTTGTCGAAGGCTTGCTTCTAAAGATTTTATTGGTGGCTGGAACCTTAAGTGGGCGGAACTGTTCTGAAAGGATTGGGATACCGTTTCGCATCATCGAACCTATGTTGGGCTTATTGCGAACTCGCAAAATGGTCGCCCACGTTCGTCCTGCCCCGTTCAACGATTATTACTATTCGCTCACGGACGCAGGTCAAAAAAATGCGCAAACTCAGATGCAGCAGTGCAGCTACGCCGGTGTTGCACCGGTGCCATTAACAGACTACGTCCTTAGCGTCGAAGCTCAAGCGGCCGGATTGGAGCCGATTGATCGCGACCAACTTCGTGCGGCGTTATGCGATATCTCTTATCAAGAAGAGCTGCTCGATCATCTCGGACCGGCCGTGAACAGCAATACGGGAATGTTCTTGTTCGGACCTCCTGGAAATGGAAAAACGACCATTGCACGCTGTTTGACGCAATGTCTTGGTCAAGAAATCTGGATTCCCCATGCCATTCTCGATGACGGCAACTTAATCAAACTTCAAGACGACGCCTTCCATCGCCCCGCACCGGTTCCAGACGTGGATGGAGAAATTTTAAAAGGTCAAGAATGGGACCATCGCTGGATTCGCATCCGGCGGCCGACCGTTGTTGTTGGTGGCGAATTGGTCATGGAAAACCTCGAGGTTCGTCATGACTCACGATCGAACATCTGTGAAGCACCCTTGCAGATGAAAAGCAATTGCGGATGTTTGCTGATTGACGACTTTGGAAGGCAACGCATTGCACCTGAGGAACTATTGAATCGATGGATCATACCACTCGAGAATAAAATTGATTACTTGACGCTTCCGACAGGAAAGAAAGTTCAAATCCCGTTCGAACAACTGATTATATTTTCTACCAATATCGACCCCAGTTCTTTAGTGGATGAAGCATTCTTGCGAAGAGTTCCCTACAAGATATTTGTATCGGATCCGACTCGCGAAGAGTACCGGAGATTGATGCAAGGCGTGATCGATAAGCTGGGGTTCCCCGAAACCCCGCAAGCCGCCGATTACCTGTTCGCCTTTTACGAAAAGAGTGGCCGCAACATGCGCCGTTGTCACCCTCGCGACTTGTTGACTCAAGTGGCAAATTTCTGCAAGTATCGAAGAATACCGTTCGTGCTCAGTCCCGAGTATCTCGACAAAGCCTGCAATAGCTATTTCAACAAGTTGTAGTTAGCGGTGTCGTCAATGACATTTCTCCATTTCTATTCCGTCCAATGTTCCCAAGTTGCTTGTAGCGATGACCACGACGAAACAACGAAGAATCTGCACCGGCTATGAACCGATCCCCGGATATCGTCTGGAGAAATTCATCGGGAAAGGCGGTTTTGGGGAGGTGTGGCGCAGCAACGCTCCGGGCGGGATTAAGAAAGCGGTCAAGTTTGTCTTTGGTGCGCATGATGAACAACGCGCGGAACGAGAGCTGAAGAGTCTCGAACGAATCAAGAGTGTTAGACACCCGTTTCTATTGACGCTCGAGCGTTTTGGGATTGTGGATGACCAATTGGTTGTCGTCACGGAATTAGCCGATGGTTCTTTGGAGGACGTGTTTCGTGAGCATCGTGATCGTGGTTCGTGTGGCATTCCACGCGATAAGTTGCTCTCTCATTTGCATGATGCCGCAGACGCCCTCGATTACTTGCACCAGGAGTACCAGCTCCAGCATTTAGACATCAAACCGGGCAATTTGCTAATCGTGGGTGGTCATGTAAAGGTCGCCGACTTTGGCCTATTGAAGGATCTCCGCGATGCCGATTGTAGCATCGTGGGTGGTTTGACTCCGGCATACGCACCGCCGGAAGTGTTCGATGGTCGCCCGAGTCTCCATAGTGATCAATACAGTTTGGCGGTGATGTACCAGGAACTGCTGACGGGAACTCGCCCCTTTACAGGCCGGACGATTGCCCAACTAGCGACCCAGCACGTTCACAATGCCCCCGACCTGGAGCCATTGCCTCCAAGTGATCGGCCAGCCGCCGCTCGTGCACTCGAGAAAAACCCAGACCGGCGATTTGCGAACTGCCGAAGTTTCATCGAAGCGATGATGGCATCGCCCAACAAGCCTATCACGATTCGAAGTCACGATAGCGAACTCGCGAGCGATGAAACCGATGCTAATTTTCACGCGGCGATGAACCCGAAATCGGTCGCGGACCTACCGTCGCTTGGTGACGGGAAAGTGGGCAGACGCGTTCAAACGATTTCGAAAGTACTGCTAGTTTCCCTGGGCGGAGTGGGTGCCGAGGTGCTTCAGGATCTGAGAGGTCGTATTGCGAGTTTACATTCCGCAAGTCCAATCGAGCTTCATTCGATCCTAATCGACACGGACTCGGCCACCATCGACGCAGGAAGGATTGCCAACAGTATCGATGCTCTGCCACGTTCCGAACTCGTCCACATCCCGCTTCGACCTCCGCAGCAGTATCGCGAATCCATTTCAAACCATCGCTTGCAGACATTGTCACGTCGTTGGATCTACAATATCCCGCGTTCGTTACAAACCGAGGGAATGCGTCCGCTTGGACGGCTGGCGCTCGTGGATCACGGATCCAAGGTGATCGAAGCGATAAGCCGAGCGGTAACCAGATTAAAAGCGGATGGAAACAATAACGAAAACCTAAAAGTCTTCGTTGTTGGATCGCTCTCGGGTGGCACAGGAGGCGGAATCTACATCGATGTTGTGCATTTGCTGCGTGACGTGCTCGACAAAAATGGGATGGAACAAGCGACGATATTGTCAATGTTGGCATTGAAAGGGCTCGTTCATCACCCCAGTCTATCCTTGGCCCATCACGATGCCCATTCCGCCTTGCTGGAGATCAATCACTTCATGCAGCCCGGAAATGGTTATCCAGGTGACATTGGTGCCGGTTGGCCAAGTGTTCCAGCCGCTCGAACGCCGCTGAAGGATGCTTACTTGATTGCCAGCAATGAGTTGGATAGCAACGCGCCATGCCCAGTTCAAATCATTGGGGACTACCTGTGGACCGATACCACCGGCGCGGGTGCACTCCTAGAGCAAGCAAGGCAAACCGATTTGGATCCATCCAAATCAACAATCGATCAACCGCAATTGCGTTCGGTAGGCATTGTTCCACTCGGCGTTTTACGTCGTCCGGAAGAAGAAATATTGACTCCGGCAACGGCTCGCCACTTGCTATTGACATGGTTGGGGCATCCTGCGGAAGCGAAACTCAAAGCGAACGATCTGTTCCGTCGCTTGCTACGGCGGTGCCGATTCGACAGCGACGACTTGATGAAGCTCCTATCGAGTGAGTTTGAGTCGGAGCAGTCCCCCGGTACGATGGAGATCGTTAGCCGATGTAGCCAGCTTCACACATCGGAGAATGAAGAAAGTGATCTTCTGCAATTGGGGGAGATGGTAACCGGGTGGGCTTTCGAGATACTCGACCGGCCTCACATCGCCGAGTGGATTAACGACATCACACTCCGATTGACGCGAGAATTATCAACTCGCTTTACCCATGAGCGGCTCGATGTAACAACAGCACTTGAAACGCTTCAATGCTTGAGGCAGTTCGTGGAAAGCGAAGTGAGTCGACTTCGCACCCATGCTGAATCGATGAATGAGAGCGTATTGGAGGCAGATTTGAAATTGCCTCCTGAAAGCACTTCCTACTATGAAATTGCGAATCGACTGATTGAGTCAATGGTCTACCGTTTGGCATCAGAATTGGCGAGCCAATTCGCCAAATCGATCATTCGCTTGAGCGAAAAACTACGCGATTTGGCGACGACCTTCGCCGTGGTCATTTCAACTCTTTCGGAAGGTCGCGACGCGACACAGAATCCATGGGATGCGATGCCAGAGCCGATCGCATCGCAGTATCACGACATCGTTTTGGAACTTCATAAAGAACTCGTATCATCCGTCATTGTTCGATCACTTCCCGAAGGTAGGATGTTGCCCGATCCAACGGCGTTAATGCAGCGGTTGACCGAAGCTGCATCGCCATTAATAGGACGGACCTTGGCGCTCGGTGGGGCATCGTCGGCAGCAT harbors:
- a CDS encoding methyltransferase domain-containing protein, translated to MSPEIESVVASRYSAAAEAVEPALCCPVDYDTRYLKAIPQEVIDRDYGCGDPSRYVHDGETVLDLGSGGGKICFIASQVVGPSGRVIGVDMNDKMLTLARESQSAVVKNIGYDNVKFLKGRIQDLAIDRDKVDEFLKAKPISDEVSLREFESHISKMRREAPMIADNSIDVVVSNCVLNLVDTHEKAQLFEEIFRVLRIGGRAVISDIVSDREIPDHLQKDPDLWSGCISGAFQDTDFLNAFTSAGFYATEMVVLQREPWQVVEGIEFRSATVIAYKPDLSEPSDEALDEAEPCMVIYRGPFAAARDEFGTEYWRAEPAEVDRRTFERIANGPYADQFVCIESDGKQRIKQPRSLPVATKCC
- a CDS encoding AAA family ATPase yields the protein MNAIATDTQSFEPSLFGGLFSDDTFWPTQPRDMAETGLSEAFVEGLLLKILLVAGTLSGRNCSERIGIPFRIIEPMLGLLRTRKMVAHVRPAPFNDYYYSLTDAGQKNAQTQMQQCSYAGVAPVPLTDYVLSVEAQAAGLEPIDRDQLRAALCDISYQEELLDHLGPAVNSNTGMFLFGPPGNGKTTIARCLTQCLGQEIWIPHAILDDGNLIKLQDDAFHRPAPVPDVDGEILKGQEWDHRWIRIRRPTVVVGGELVMENLEVRHDSRSNICEAPLQMKSNCGCLLIDDFGRQRIAPEELLNRWIIPLENKIDYLTLPTGKKVQIPFEQLIIFSTNIDPSSLVDEAFLRRVPYKIFVSDPTREEYRRLMQGVIDKLGFPETPQAADYLFAFYEKSGRNMRRCHPRDLLTQVANFCKYRRIPFVLSPEYLDKACNSYFNKL
- a CDS encoding protein kinase domain-containing protein; translation: MTTTKQRRICTGYEPIPGYRLEKFIGKGGFGEVWRSNAPGGIKKAVKFVFGAHDEQRAERELKSLERIKSVRHPFLLTLERFGIVDDQLVVVTELADGSLEDVFREHRDRGSCGIPRDKLLSHLHDAADALDYLHQEYQLQHLDIKPGNLLIVGGHVKVADFGLLKDLRDADCSIVGGLTPAYAPPEVFDGRPSLHSDQYSLAVMYQELLTGTRPFTGRTIAQLATQHVHNAPDLEPLPPSDRPAAARALEKNPDRRFANCRSFIEAMMASPNKPITIRSHDSELASDETDANFHAAMNPKSVADLPSLGDGKVGRRVQTISKVLLVSLGGVGAEVLQDLRGRIASLHSASPIELHSILIDTDSATIDAGRIANSIDALPRSELVHIPLRPPQQYRESISNHRLQTLSRRWIYNIPRSLQTEGMRPLGRLALVDHGSKVIEAISRAVTRLKADGNNNENLKVFVVGSLSGGTGGGIYIDVVHLLRDVLDKNGMEQATILSMLALKGLVHHPSLSLAHHDAHSALLEINHFMQPGNGYPGDIGAGWPSVPAARTPLKDAYLIASNELDSNAPCPVQIIGDYLWTDTTGAGALLEQARQTDLDPSKSTIDQPQLRSVGIVPLGVLRRPEEEILTPATARHLLLTWLGHPAEAKLKANDLFRRLLRRCRFDSDDLMKLLSSEFESEQSPGTMEIVSRCSQLHTSENEESDLLQLGEMVTGWAFEILDRPHIAEWINDITLRLTRELSTRFTHERLDVTTALETLQCLRQFVESEVSRLRTHAESMNESVLEADLKLPPESTSYYEIANRLIESMVYRLASELASQFAKSIIRLSEKLRDLATTFAVVISTLSEGRDATQNPWDAMPEPIASQYHDIVLELHKELVSSVIVRSLPEGRMLPDPTALMQRLTEAASPLIGRTLALGGASSAASCTLGSLESFDQATQMMDRGTNASLERINNSRTESAPLSSTTGTSLGIKKCGIQGEEPQPVTSMATAMQMVRPGLLDYGGVQRLILSVGTHSEQVRLEAELRQYHSGELTVMVIPGTTAKLIHEAQQIDLCEVIARLSTLNASNAQLSSRLMTRSDIHWRKCERPRR
- a CDS encoding EAL domain-containing protein encodes the protein MPPIDNSTLNRLRRSSTPVDDVWFLSGPTQPGETIIHLPIDDEPYVIGRKPGVSLRLQFRTVSGQHASLSIHQGSLWLKDLGSTNGTYINGRRVTPHESVQISEDELIHFAEAPFRIYRQSATSATNGTYAENICDQALALVQFDRLMAERLVRPHFQTIIDLSCEANESAQRLIIGHEILGRGSVFGLESVGAMFQAAEQLSLEVELSQLLRWEGIRIGREFSDNPQLFVNTHPKEIDHHEGLIESLGQMREMAGNANIVLEIHESTVTDPKVMKNLVAALKDLNIKLAYDDFGSGQARLAELIEARPNIVKFDISLIRGIDQADVVRRKMLSNLVNMVCDLDILALAEGVETEAESNACVDLGFHLGQGYYYGRPTPA